In Pleomorphomonas sp. T1.2MG-36, one genomic interval encodes:
- a CDS encoding chemotaxis protein CheW, producing MTARSSETQYVTFALGSEVFAVPVAVVREILDHEESFRIPNGPDYLIGLRDVRGQGVPVIDLRLKLGLSRTVPTPNTRVLVVDITLDERQLTLGLVADRVFEVAAFRGDQLEAAPDIGVHWNSDYIDGVVRRDQGFVVVIDLARLLTAKDLVALGGADKTKAVA from the coding sequence ATGACGGCTCGCTCTTCGGAGACCCAGTACGTCACCTTCGCCCTCGGCAGCGAGGTGTTCGCGGTCCCCGTCGCCGTGGTGCGGGAGATCCTCGATCATGAGGAAAGCTTCCGCATCCCGAACGGCCCGGACTATCTGATCGGCCTGCGCGACGTGCGCGGACAGGGCGTGCCGGTGATCGACCTCAGGCTGAAGCTCGGCCTCAGCCGCACCGTGCCGACCCCCAACACCCGCGTGCTGGTGGTCGACATCACCCTCGACGAGCGCCAGCTGACGCTCGGCCTGGTCGCCGACCGCGTGTTCGAGGTCGCCGCCTTCCGCGGCGATCAGCTGGAAGCGGCGCCGGACATCGGCGTTCACTGGAACTCCGACTACATCGACGGCGTCGTCCGTCGCGACCAGGGCTTCGTCGTCGTCATCGACCTCGCCAGACTCCTGACCGCGAAAGACCTCGTCGCCCTCGGCGGGGCGGACAAGACAAAAGCCGTCGCGTGA
- a CDS encoding CheR family methyltransferase has product MSSVEALQYDRSADRLSAKNFRRLSGFVSSYSGIKMPPGKQTMLEGRLRRRLRSTGFASLDEYCTYLFDNDGLDVEAVALIDAVTTNKTDFFREPKHFEFLKRYALPALVRNGRTSLRLWSAACSVGAEPYTAAMILADFAESSGPLNYFVLATDLSTEVLASARKGIYPAAMLAPVPEDYMQRFVHRSNDPKSNLVRIAPALRSKVGFARMNFMDETYPIGEPVDVIFCRNVLIYFDKPTQAKVLSRLCDCLTPGGYLLIGHSESITGFNLPVRTVANTIFQKL; this is encoded by the coding sequence TTGTCGTCTGTCGAAGCCCTACAATATGATCGTTCGGCCGACCGCCTCAGCGCGAAGAACTTCCGTCGGCTGTCGGGTTTCGTGAGCAGCTACAGCGGCATCAAGATGCCGCCCGGCAAGCAGACCATGCTGGAAGGCCGTCTCCGCCGACGCCTGCGGTCGACCGGATTCGCCTCGCTCGACGAGTACTGCACCTATCTCTTCGACAACGATGGCCTGGACGTCGAGGCGGTGGCGCTGATCGACGCGGTCACCACCAACAAGACGGACTTCTTCCGCGAGCCCAAGCATTTCGAGTTCCTGAAGCGATACGCGCTGCCGGCGCTCGTGCGAAACGGCCGCACCTCGCTCCGGCTGTGGAGCGCCGCCTGCTCGGTGGGAGCCGAACCCTACACGGCCGCCATGATCCTCGCGGACTTCGCCGAGAGTTCCGGCCCTCTCAACTACTTCGTCCTTGCAACCGACCTCTCCACCGAGGTCCTCGCGTCCGCCCGCAAGGGCATTTATCCCGCTGCCATGCTCGCTCCGGTACCGGAGGACTACATGCAGCGTTTCGTCCATCGCTCGAACGACCCCAAGAGCAATCTGGTTCGAATAGCGCCGGCTCTTCGGTCGAAGGTCGGGTTTGCCCGCATGAACTTCATGGACGAGACCTACCCGATCGGCGAGCCAGTCGACGTCATCTTCTGCCGCAACGTGCTCATCTACTTCGACAAGCCGACGCAGGCCAAGGTTCTGTCGCGCCTGTGCGACTGTCTGACGCCGGGGGGCTATCTGCTCATCGGCCACTCGGAGTCGATCACCGGCTTCAACCTGCCGGTTCGGACCGTGGCCAACACGATTTTCCAGAAGCTCTGA